Proteins encoded within one genomic window of Methanosarcina barkeri str. Wiesmoor:
- a CDS encoding acetyl-CoA carboxylase biotin carboxylase subunit translates to MFKKVLIANRGEIAIRVMRACRELGISTVAVCSEADKNALFAKYADEAYLIGPAPSSQSYLNMEAILAVAKNTGAEAIHPGYGFLSENPVFAKRCEEEGIVFIGPPSHVIAEMGSKIRARNLMVKAGVPVVPGTKDAVEDPVEAVKIAEEIGYPVLIKASAGGGGIGMKVVNSSDEFATALSSTRQMAGSAFGDSSVFIEKYVEEPRHIEIQILADGYGNTIYLSDRECSIQRRHQKLIEEAPSPIMTPELRAKMGEAAVRVAKTIGYVNAGTVEFLYSKGNFYFLEVNTRLQVEHGITEMVTGIDIVREQLRIAWGKKLEFKQEDIVIDGHSIECRINAEDPLNDFAPSPGKIRGYRSAGGPGVRVDSGVHTGYTISPYYDSMISKLCVWAKTRDAAIARMERALYEYVVVGVKTNIPFHKAVMRNPVFRRGDLTTAFIEDNNIMEAVEEVVKADAEKGATLASALEAKDKKVAAITAAVHAYVSMAQKTQR, encoded by the coding sequence ATGTTCAAAAAAGTACTCATTGCAAACCGCGGTGAGATTGCAATCAGGGTTATGCGTGCATGCCGTGAACTTGGGATTTCAACGGTTGCGGTCTGTTCGGAAGCTGATAAAAACGCCCTCTTTGCCAAATATGCAGACGAAGCCTACCTGATAGGCCCGGCCCCTTCCAGCCAGAGCTATCTGAATATGGAAGCTATTCTTGCAGTTGCAAAAAACACAGGAGCTGAAGCAATTCATCCGGGCTATGGTTTCCTCTCCGAAAACCCTGTCTTTGCAAAACGCTGTGAGGAAGAAGGAATCGTCTTCATAGGCCCTCCAAGCCATGTGATTGCCGAAATGGGAAGCAAGATCAGGGCCAGAAATCTTATGGTGAAGGCTGGTGTTCCTGTTGTGCCTGGGACGAAAGACGCAGTTGAGGATCCGGTCGAGGCTGTAAAAATTGCAGAAGAGATCGGCTATCCTGTTTTGATTAAAGCCTCGGCAGGTGGCGGCGGAATTGGGATGAAAGTAGTTAATTCCAGCGACGAATTCGCCACTGCACTTAGCTCTACCAGGCAAATGGCTGGTTCAGCTTTTGGTGACTCCTCGGTTTTCATTGAAAAATATGTCGAGGAGCCCAGGCACATAGAGATCCAGATTCTAGCAGATGGATATGGAAACACGATTTACCTTTCAGATAGGGAATGCTCCATTCAGAGACGGCATCAGAAGCTTATTGAGGAAGCTCCTTCACCTATCATGACTCCTGAACTCAGGGCAAAGATGGGAGAAGCCGCAGTCAGGGTAGCAAAGACAATTGGTTACGTAAATGCTGGGACAGTGGAGTTTCTTTATTCAAAGGGCAACTTCTATTTCCTTGAAGTCAATACTCGCTTGCAGGTCGAACATGGGATAACTGAGATGGTTACAGGTATCGATATTGTAAGAGAGCAGCTCAGGATAGCCTGGGGGAAAAAGCTTGAGTTTAAACAGGAAGATATTGTTATTGATGGGCATTCTATTGAGTGCAGGATCAACGCAGAAGATCCGTTAAACGACTTTGCTCCTTCTCCCGGAAAGATCCGGGGATATCGGTCAGCAGGTGGGCCTGGAGTCAGGGTGGACAGCGGAGTACATACAGGTTACACCATTTCTCCTTACTACGATTCAATGATTTCGAAACTCTGCGTCTGGGCAAAGACAAGGGATGCAGCGATTGCCAGGATGGAAAGAGCTCTTTACGAGTATGTGGTTGTTGGAGTGAAAACCAATATACCCTTCCATAAAGCAGTCATGCGTAATCCAGTCTTCCGCAGGGGCGACCTGACAACGGCTTTTATCGAAGATAATAATATTATGGAAGCCGTTGAAGAGGTTGTCAAAGCAGATGCTGAAAAAGGGGCTACTCTGGCTTCTGCTCTTGAAGCAAAAGACAAGAAAGTTGCGGCCATTACGGCTGCCGTGCATGCCTATGTGAGCATGGCCCAGAAAACACAGCGGTGA